In Xyrauchen texanus isolate HMW12.3.18 chromosome 45, RBS_HiC_50CHRs, whole genome shotgun sequence, a single window of DNA contains:
- the optn gene encoding optineurin, translating to MASGSSMMNGDISHPLESHGSSVGNVGNLEEALQQMNTLIKENRELKEALKQTNLSMKERFEGLSAWKEKQKEERDFLEKRLEEAKARLSTLDGENDTLKKQVQELEKSGAECSHSELEVLRGQIARLQAEKNDLVALNSELQLKMGQGSPEDSFIEIRIADSELNVTEDLPGPQKDLYTSFNPKAESEEQTVRQLLQSLRKETDEKEKLQLKLQEAQMTIAELKHKVEHTESSAQTSLPSTTDDLSAEVETLKDQLMKLCNELKQAQIKLDEAEGMKKNLQDRCKDLEQDLNTLKTQLGDKQKVQTENESLKVQMESQQAAIKLEQKKTQDEKNNLNQLKDAYTKLFEDYNELQEEKKKREGRVSQEEYDDLQVRFAAAEKALAEKQQKIDEMKMEVSQKENELETINVFKAQAEIYSSDFYAERAAREKIHEEKERLATQLEYVKKQNSQLQEEMDSLGRQSLSEMQRRHVSRGANPQGPSTPQAGRGDWQQQNIPDHACPKCGEVLPDLDSLQIHIMDCII from the exons ATGGCATCGGGTTCATCGATGATGAACGGGGACATCAGTCATCCACTCGAATCCCACGGATCAAGTGTTGGGAATGTGGGAAATTTAGAGGAGGCCCTCCAGCAAATGAACACCCTGATCAAGGAGAACAGAGAATTGAAGG AGGCCTTGAAACAGACCAACTTGTCCATGAAGGAGAGATTTGAAGGCTTGTCTGCATGGAAGGAGAAACAAAAGGAGGAGAGAGATTTCCTGGAGAAACGTTTGGAGGAGGCCAAAGCCAGACTGAGCACCCTGGACGGCGAGAATGACACACTGAAAAAGCAAGTGCAGGAGCTGGAGAAGAGTGGAGCAGAG TGTTCACACTCTGAGCTGGAGGTGTTGAGGGGTCAGATTGCCAGACTTCAGGCTGAGAAGAATGATCTGGTAGCTTTGAACTCTGAACTCCAGCTGAAAATGGGTCAAGGGTCACCTGAGGACTCCTTTATCGAGATCAGAATAGCT GACAGTGAGCTCAATGTGACCGAAGATTTGCCTGGACCACAAAAGGACCTATACACATCCTTCAA TCCGAAAGCTGAATCAGAGGAACAGACCGTGAGGCAGCTGCTTCAGTCCCTCAGGAAAGAGACTGATGAGAAGGAGAAACTTCAACTCAAGCTGCAGGAGGCACAGATGAC gatTGCAGAGTTGAAGCACAAAGTGGAACACACCGAGAGCAGCGCACAGACGTCTCTCCCTTCTACAACTGATGAT tTGAGCGCTGAGGTGGAGACTCTGAAAGATCAGCTGATGAAGCTCTGCAATGAATTGAAACAGGCTCAGATCAAACTGGACGAGGCCGAGGGCATGAAGAAAAACCTGCAGGACAG GTGTAAAGATCTGGAACAGGATCTGAACACACTAAAGACTCAGCTGGGAGATAAACAGAAGGTCCAGACTGAGAATGAGAGCCTGAAGGTTCAGATGGAGAGTCAACAAGCTGCTATCAAACTGGAACAGAAGAAAACTCAGGACGAGAA GAATAACTTGAACCAGCTTAAAGATGCATACACCAAACTATTTGAGGACTACAATGAACTCCAAgaggaaaagaagaaaagagaG GGGAGAGTATCACAAGAAGAGTACGATGACCTCCAAGTGAGGTTCGCTGCAGCTGAGAAGGCGctggcagaaaaacagcagaAGATTGATGAGATGAAGATGGAGGTCTCCCAGAAGGAGAATGAACTAGAGACCATCAATGTTTTCAAAGCTCAA GCGGAAATATACTCTTCAGATTTCTATGCAGAGCGAGCAGCTCGTGAGAAGATTCATGAGGAGAAAGAGCGTTTGGCCACTCAGCTGGAATATGTGAAGAAACAAAACAGCCAACTGCAGGAGGAGATGGATTCACTCGGCCG GCAGTCCTTGAGTGAGATGCAAAGGAGACATGTGTCCCGTGGGGCCAATCCACAAGGGCCCTCAACACCCCAGGCCGGCAGAG GTGATTGGCAGCAGCAGAATATTCCCGATCACGCTTGTCCGAAGTGTGGAGAAGTCCTGCCTGATCTGGACAGCCTACAGATCCACATTATGGATTGCATTATCTGA
- the ccdc3a gene encoding coiled-coil domain-containing protein 3a has protein sequence MHLAFLLTLNFWVVFACQLPTEWRPLSEGCRAELAEIIVYAKVLAIHEEPYASSLYNYLPYQQQERAEDGLLYVAEVELLCDQAWGSMLEVPAGSRLNLTGLGYFSCQSHTVIENNSYIFFLRMDENYNMLPHGVNFQDAIFPDTLENRQMFSSLFQFSNCSGGQMMHNFNSDWESQEDSRLLCASVQKVLFEEEERVGQLQERVAELERKNKQLKERVGKLRHSLRKTRKASRRAERERQDMQECLNTAERQAGHHLNAIPPQHSPSRHRYTHGQ, from the exons ATGCACCTTGCGTTTCTACTGACGCTGAACTTTTGGGTTGTTTTTGCATGCCAGTTGCCCACCGAGTGGCGACCCCTCAGCGAGGGCTGTCGGGCTGAACTCGCCGAGATCATCGTGTACGCCAAGGTGCTGGCCATCCACGAGGAGCCGTATGCGTCAAGCCTGTACAACTACCTGCCATACCAACAGCAGGAGCGCGCGGAGGACGGGCTGCTGTACGTGGCGGAGGTGGAGTTGCTATGCGACCAGGCGTGGGGCAGCATGCTGGAGGTGCCAGCGGGCTCGCGCCTCAACCTCACGGGACTCGGGTACTTCAGCTGTCAGTCACACACGGTGATTGAGAACAACTCCTACATCTTTTTCCTAAG GATGGATGAAAACTACAACATGCTTCCTCATGGAGTTAACTTTCAGGATGCCATATTCCCTGATACACTGGAGAACAGACAAATGTTTTCCAGCCTTTTTCAGTTCTCAAACTGCTCTGGCGGACAGATGATGCACAACTTTAATAGTGATTGGGAGAGCCAAGAAGACAGCAGG ttgttGTGCGCCTCTGTGCAGAAGGTGTTGTTTGAGGAGGAGGAGCGGGTTGGGCAGCTTCAGGAGCGTGTTGCCGAGCTGGAGAGGAAGAATAAGCAACTAAAAGAGCGAGTGGGGAAACTGAGGCATTCCTTACGGAAAACCCGGAAAGCTTCTCGCCGTGCGGAGAGGGAACGACAGGATATGCAAGAGTGCCTTAATACTGCAGAAAGACAAGCTGGACATCATCTCAATGCCATTCCACCCCAACACAGCCCTTCACGACACAGATACACACATGGACAGTGA